The following proteins are encoded in a genomic region of Prionailurus viverrinus isolate Anna chromosome E3, UM_Priviv_1.0, whole genome shotgun sequence:
- the CD19 gene encoding B-lymphocyte antigen CD19 isoform X4, whose amino-acid sequence MPPPLLLFFLLFLTPEGVRPQKTLLVEAKEGGKAELPCLKGPSDGPPEQQAWFQGAQSELDPGSQGLGIQKGPLGLQLLIFNVSDQMGGFYVCQLGPPSEQAWQSGWTVSVEGSGELFRWNASYLNDPGCGLGNRSSEGPKPSSGYPTSSQLYVWAKGHPEIWETDPDCASPRGGLNQSLNQALALPAPDVTVAPGSTFWLPCEVPPASVARGPISWTLVRPKKHNISLLHLNLREDAPVREMWVLDTLRGGAVLLLPQATAQDAGTYHCYHGNMTIEMQLKVTAQSVRHWLLEAGGWKVPVVPLLYLIICLGSLVSFVHLRRALILRKKRKRMTDPTRRFFKVTPSPGSGAQNQYGNVLSLPTPTSGTGRALRWAAGLGAAVQSHGNPRSDVQEVGAAGPRSPPPAGPEEEEGEAYEEPDSEEGSEFYENDSNLGQDQLSQDGSGYENPEDDALGPGDEDSFSSAAESYENEDEELAQPVARTADFLSPHGSAWDPSREATSLGSQSYEDMRGILYAAPQLRSLRAQPGPNHEEDADSYENMDNPNGPEPAWGGGGRMGTWSTR is encoded by the exons ATGCcacctcctcttctcctcttcttcctcctcttcctcacccctGAGGGAGTCAGGCCCCAGAAAACACTGCTGGTGGAGGCTAAAG aggGAGGCAAAGCTGAGCTGCCATGCCTCAAAGGTCCCTCAGATGGTCCCCCTGAGCAGCAGGCCTGGTTTCAGGGGGCTCAGTCAGAGCTGGACCCAGGTTCACAAGGCCTGGGCATCCAGAAGGGGCCCCTGGGCCTCCAGCTCCTCATCTTCAACGTCTCTGACCAGATGGGGGGCTTCTACGTGTGCCAGCTGGGGCCCCCTTCTGAGCAGGCCTGGCAGTCTGGCTGGACAGTCAGCGTGGAGGGCAGCG GGGAGCTGTTCCGCTGGAATGCTTCATACCTAAATGACCCAGGCTGTGGCCTGGGGAACAGGTCCTCAGAGGGCCCCAAGCCCTCTTCTGGTTACCCCACAAGCTCCCAGCTGTACGTGTGGGCCAAAGGCCACCCTGAGATCTGGGAGACAGACCCTGACTGTGCCTCGCCCAGGGGCGGTCTGAACCAGAGCCTCAACCAAG CCTTGGCTCTCCCTGCCCCAGACGTCACCGTGGCCCCTGGCTCCACATTCTGGCTGCCCTGTGAGGTGCCCCCTGCCTCCGTGGCCAGAGGCCCCATCTCCTGGACCCTCGTCCGCCCCAAGAAGCATAACATCTCATTGCTGCACTTAAACCTGAGGGAGGATGCCCCGGTCAGAGAGATGTGGGTCCTAGACACCCTCAGGGGAGGGGCTGTTCTGTTGCTGCCCCAGGCGACCGCTCAAGATGCCGGCACCTATCATTGTTACCATGGCAACATGACCATCGAGATGCAGCTGAAGGTCACTGCCCAGTCAG TAAGACACTGGCTGCTGGAGGCTGGTGGCTGGAAAGTCCCTGTTGTGCCATTACTTTATCTGATCATCTGCCTGGGTTCCCTGGTGAGCTTTGTTCATCTTCGAAGAG CCCTGATcctcaggaagaaaagaaagcgaATGACCGATCCCACCAGAAG GTTCTTCAAAGTGACGCCTTCCCCGGGAAGCGGGGCCCAGAATCAGTACGGGAACGTGCTCTCCCTTCCCACGCCCACCTCTGGGACGG GACGCGCCCTAAGGTGGGCTGCAGGCCTGGGGGCCGCCGTCCAGTCGCACGGGAACCCGCGCAGCGACGTACAGGAGGTCGGAGCCGCGGGGCCCCGGAGCCCGCCACCAGCAG gcccagaagaagaggaaggagaagcctATGAAGAGCCGGACAGTGAGGAGGGCTCCGAGTTCTACGAGAATGACTCCAACCTCGGGCAGGACCAGCTCTCCCAGG ATGGCAGCGGCTATGAGAACCCTGAGGACGACGCCCTGGGTCCCGGGGATGAAGACTCCTTCTCCAGCG cAGCCGAGTCTTACGAGAATGAGGATGAAGAGCTGGCCCAGCCAGTCGCCAGGACAGCAG aCTTCCTGAGCCCCCATGGGTCTGCCTGGGATCCCAGCAGGGAGGCAACCTCTCTTG GGTCCCAGTCCTACGAGGATATGAGAGGGATCCTGTATGCAGCCCCCCAGCTCCGCTCCCTTCGGGCCCAGCCGGGTCCTAATCATGAGGAAG ATGCAGACTCTTATGAGAACATGGACAATCCCAATGGGCCAGAGCCAgcatggggaggagggggccgcATGGGCACCTGGAGCACTAGGTGA
- the CD19 gene encoding B-lymphocyte antigen CD19 isoform X7, whose translation MPPPLLLFFLLFLTPEGVRPQKTLLVEAKEGGKAELPCLKGPSDGPPEQQAWFQGAQSELDPGSQGLGIQKGPLGLQLLIFNVSDQMGGFYVCQLGPPSEQAWQSGWTVSVEGSGELFRWNASYLNDPGCGLGNRSSEGPKPSSGYPTSSQLYVWAKGHPEIWETDPDCASPRGGLNQSLNQDVTVAPGSTFWLPCEVPPASVARGPISWTLVRPKKHNISLLHLNLREDAPVREMWVLDTLRGGAVLLLPQATAQDAGTYHCYHGNMTIEMQLKVTAQSVRHWLLEAGGWKVPVVPLLYLIICLGSLVSFVHLRRALILRKKRKRMTDPTRRFFKVTPSPGSGAQNQYGNVLSLPTPTSGTGRALRWAAGLGAAVQSHGNPRSDVQEVGAAGPRSPPPAGPEEEEGEAYEEPDSEEGSEFYENDSNLGQDQLSQDGSGYENPEDDALGPGDEDSFSSAESYENEDEELAQPVARTADFLSPHGSAWDPSREATSLGSQSYEDMRGILYAAPQLRSLRAQPGPNHEEDADSYENMDNPNGPEPAWGGGGRMGTWSTR comes from the exons ATGCcacctcctcttctcctcttcttcctcctcttcctcacccctGAGGGAGTCAGGCCCCAGAAAACACTGCTGGTGGAGGCTAAAG aggGAGGCAAAGCTGAGCTGCCATGCCTCAAAGGTCCCTCAGATGGTCCCCCTGAGCAGCAGGCCTGGTTTCAGGGGGCTCAGTCAGAGCTGGACCCAGGTTCACAAGGCCTGGGCATCCAGAAGGGGCCCCTGGGCCTCCAGCTCCTCATCTTCAACGTCTCTGACCAGATGGGGGGCTTCTACGTGTGCCAGCTGGGGCCCCCTTCTGAGCAGGCCTGGCAGTCTGGCTGGACAGTCAGCGTGGAGGGCAGCG GGGAGCTGTTCCGCTGGAATGCTTCATACCTAAATGACCCAGGCTGTGGCCTGGGGAACAGGTCCTCAGAGGGCCCCAAGCCCTCTTCTGGTTACCCCACAAGCTCCCAGCTGTACGTGTGGGCCAAAGGCCACCCTGAGATCTGGGAGACAGACCCTGACTGTGCCTCGCCCAGGGGCGGTCTGAACCAGAGCCTCAACCAAG ACGTCACCGTGGCCCCTGGCTCCACATTCTGGCTGCCCTGTGAGGTGCCCCCTGCCTCCGTGGCCAGAGGCCCCATCTCCTGGACCCTCGTCCGCCCCAAGAAGCATAACATCTCATTGCTGCACTTAAACCTGAGGGAGGATGCCCCGGTCAGAGAGATGTGGGTCCTAGACACCCTCAGGGGAGGGGCTGTTCTGTTGCTGCCCCAGGCGACCGCTCAAGATGCCGGCACCTATCATTGTTACCATGGCAACATGACCATCGAGATGCAGCTGAAGGTCACTGCCCAGTCAG TAAGACACTGGCTGCTGGAGGCTGGTGGCTGGAAAGTCCCTGTTGTGCCATTACTTTATCTGATCATCTGCCTGGGTTCCCTGGTGAGCTTTGTTCATCTTCGAAGAG CCCTGATcctcaggaagaaaagaaagcgaATGACCGATCCCACCAGAAG GTTCTTCAAAGTGACGCCTTCCCCGGGAAGCGGGGCCCAGAATCAGTACGGGAACGTGCTCTCCCTTCCCACGCCCACCTCTGGGACGG GACGCGCCCTAAGGTGGGCTGCAGGCCTGGGGGCCGCCGTCCAGTCGCACGGGAACCCGCGCAGCGACGTACAGGAGGTCGGAGCCGCGGGGCCCCGGAGCCCGCCACCAGCAG gcccagaagaagaggaaggagaagcctATGAAGAGCCGGACAGTGAGGAGGGCTCCGAGTTCTACGAGAATGACTCCAACCTCGGGCAGGACCAGCTCTCCCAGG ATGGCAGCGGCTATGAGAACCCTGAGGACGACGCCCTGGGTCCCGGGGATGAAGACTCCTTCTCCAGCG CCGAGTCTTACGAGAATGAGGATGAAGAGCTGGCCCAGCCAGTCGCCAGGACAGCAG aCTTCCTGAGCCCCCATGGGTCTGCCTGGGATCCCAGCAGGGAGGCAACCTCTCTTG GGTCCCAGTCCTACGAGGATATGAGAGGGATCCTGTATGCAGCCCCCCAGCTCCGCTCCCTTCGGGCCCAGCCGGGTCCTAATCATGAGGAAG ATGCAGACTCTTATGAGAACATGGACAATCCCAATGGGCCAGAGCCAgcatggggaggagggggccgcATGGGCACCTGGAGCACTAGGTGA
- the CD19 gene encoding B-lymphocyte antigen CD19 isoform X6 yields the protein MPPPLLLFFLLFLTPEGVRPQKTLLVEAKEGGKAELPCLKGPSDGPPEQQAWFQGAQSELDPGSQGLGIQKGPLGLQLLIFNVSDQMGGFYVCQLGPPSEQAWQSGWTVSVEGSGELFRWNASYLNDPGCGLGNRSSEGPKPSSGYPTSSQLYVWAKGHPEIWETDPDCASPRGGLNQSLNQDVTVAPGSTFWLPCEVPPASVARGPISWTLVRPKKHNISLLHLNLREDAPVREMWVLDTLRGGAVLLLPQATAQDAGTYHCYHGNMTIEMQLKVTAQSVRHWLLEAGGWKVPVVPLLYLIICLGSLVSFVHLRRALILRKKRKRMTDPTRRFFKVTPSPGSGAQNQYGNVLSLPTPTSGTGRALRWAAGLGAAVQSHGNPRSDVQEVGAAGPRSPPPAGPEEEEGEAYEEPDSEEGSEFYENDSNLGQDQLSQDGSGYENPEDDALGPGDEDSFSSAAESYENEDEELAQPVARTADFLSPHGSAWDPSREATSLGSQSYEDMRGILYAAPQLRSLRAQPGPNHEEDADSYENMDNPNGPEPAWGGGGRMGTWSTR from the exons ATGCcacctcctcttctcctcttcttcctcctcttcctcacccctGAGGGAGTCAGGCCCCAGAAAACACTGCTGGTGGAGGCTAAAG aggGAGGCAAAGCTGAGCTGCCATGCCTCAAAGGTCCCTCAGATGGTCCCCCTGAGCAGCAGGCCTGGTTTCAGGGGGCTCAGTCAGAGCTGGACCCAGGTTCACAAGGCCTGGGCATCCAGAAGGGGCCCCTGGGCCTCCAGCTCCTCATCTTCAACGTCTCTGACCAGATGGGGGGCTTCTACGTGTGCCAGCTGGGGCCCCCTTCTGAGCAGGCCTGGCAGTCTGGCTGGACAGTCAGCGTGGAGGGCAGCG GGGAGCTGTTCCGCTGGAATGCTTCATACCTAAATGACCCAGGCTGTGGCCTGGGGAACAGGTCCTCAGAGGGCCCCAAGCCCTCTTCTGGTTACCCCACAAGCTCCCAGCTGTACGTGTGGGCCAAAGGCCACCCTGAGATCTGGGAGACAGACCCTGACTGTGCCTCGCCCAGGGGCGGTCTGAACCAGAGCCTCAACCAAG ACGTCACCGTGGCCCCTGGCTCCACATTCTGGCTGCCCTGTGAGGTGCCCCCTGCCTCCGTGGCCAGAGGCCCCATCTCCTGGACCCTCGTCCGCCCCAAGAAGCATAACATCTCATTGCTGCACTTAAACCTGAGGGAGGATGCCCCGGTCAGAGAGATGTGGGTCCTAGACACCCTCAGGGGAGGGGCTGTTCTGTTGCTGCCCCAGGCGACCGCTCAAGATGCCGGCACCTATCATTGTTACCATGGCAACATGACCATCGAGATGCAGCTGAAGGTCACTGCCCAGTCAG TAAGACACTGGCTGCTGGAGGCTGGTGGCTGGAAAGTCCCTGTTGTGCCATTACTTTATCTGATCATCTGCCTGGGTTCCCTGGTGAGCTTTGTTCATCTTCGAAGAG CCCTGATcctcaggaagaaaagaaagcgaATGACCGATCCCACCAGAAG GTTCTTCAAAGTGACGCCTTCCCCGGGAAGCGGGGCCCAGAATCAGTACGGGAACGTGCTCTCCCTTCCCACGCCCACCTCTGGGACGG GACGCGCCCTAAGGTGGGCTGCAGGCCTGGGGGCCGCCGTCCAGTCGCACGGGAACCCGCGCAGCGACGTACAGGAGGTCGGAGCCGCGGGGCCCCGGAGCCCGCCACCAGCAG gcccagaagaagaggaaggagaagcctATGAAGAGCCGGACAGTGAGGAGGGCTCCGAGTTCTACGAGAATGACTCCAACCTCGGGCAGGACCAGCTCTCCCAGG ATGGCAGCGGCTATGAGAACCCTGAGGACGACGCCCTGGGTCCCGGGGATGAAGACTCCTTCTCCAGCG cAGCCGAGTCTTACGAGAATGAGGATGAAGAGCTGGCCCAGCCAGTCGCCAGGACAGCAG aCTTCCTGAGCCCCCATGGGTCTGCCTGGGATCCCAGCAGGGAGGCAACCTCTCTTG GGTCCCAGTCCTACGAGGATATGAGAGGGATCCTGTATGCAGCCCCCCAGCTCCGCTCCCTTCGGGCCCAGCCGGGTCCTAATCATGAGGAAG ATGCAGACTCTTATGAGAACATGGACAATCCCAATGGGCCAGAGCCAgcatggggaggagggggccgcATGGGCACCTGGAGCACTAGGTGA